Sequence from the Drosophila innubila isolate TH190305 chromosome 3L unlocalized genomic scaffold, UK_Dinn_1.0 0_D_3L, whole genome shotgun sequence genome:
AATACTTTGGCGTATTGAGATTTAGATTCATGTTGCGTCGCTGCGCTCTGTAGCGcacattgttgtagttgtagttgtagttgtaattgGTGTAATGGTAATTGTATGTGTTGTAATCAGCTGGAGCTTGCGCCTCGCCGATTTCGTTCAGGTTATATTATTGACTGAATGTGATATTGAGTGACGGACACTTTcggacgttgttgttgttgcgcgtACCATTGACCCGCAATAGCGGCACCGGACTAACCGTGCCGGATACGGAAGTTAATTGTCTTACCATGCCGGATCCCAACTGTTGCAATATTCCCGAACCGGAGCCGAGTGGACCCGATGACAACACCGTCGATGTACGTCGTGACCTTATCGACTGCATACTGGACGATAACAGAAATGGTACACTGCTTGATGTGTTGGGCATGGAGCCACCCTGTTTTTGGGAGTACAATAAAGGAGATTTCTTTGGAAGATTAGTCAAAGCAGTCTACAATTGGCGCTTACATATCTGCGAGCTGTGCAATTTGAGATTAGTATTAATTGTGCTcaaatacatactatatacaatGTGTTCACGTGTTGAGTGTGCCTAGGAAACAGCTGGGCGGTTAAATGATTGATTCCAATAGCTGATTacttatatagatatatataggACATGTTATAatgcaacaaacaaaccaacaaacaaacaaacaaaccaaagAGAGGAGCTCAAATTGAATCCAATCCACACAGCCAGGGAAATTATTATATGTTCATTTAAATGCTCTTTTGCAGCACAAACAttgtaatacaaatataatacgagtatatatgtatgaatcaTAAGTGGATAGTATACAGATAAACGGTTATACAGCTCTTACGAATTAATCGAGTACTCGAAACTCAATTCCAACTCGAAGCGAAAAGAAATTCGggcttaaaatgaaaacaaattacattaacataaaaatttaacatcaGCATACGCAtttctgactgactgactgagcgtgtgtgtgtgtatgtgtgtacgaATGACGATgaatgtttgtgtatgtgaatATGTGAAAAGTTGATAGCAGAGGGCAGAgcgaaattcaaataaaattcaattgaaaagttCGAAATTCGAAATAATGAAACGTGTACTCACGATCATGCTCCGTGCAAgctgcaatttttattattttattcggtttttttttaatacgtattattttgttattgtttttggtttcgtACATGAAATGGAAAAACGCAAATGCACACATGATATAAATACAGCTTATATGCATAgaaatgtatgtgtatatgtatgtatgtgagttGTAGTTGTATGGGGGAGAAATCCACAGCGTGAGATGCGCGCTTATTGAGAGTTTTCAGTAACAAGAATAAAAGAAGCACAAACATTAGAAAATACACTCAACGTTTATGTGTATTTGAGTcgtcatgtgtgtgtgtgtgtgtttgagtgtgtctGAGTTGTTGGTATTTGTGTTAGTAAGTATATAGATTGTCTTGCAAGTATATTTCGTTCATAATGACAACGCAACAGGACTAAAGtacaaaacaaacattaaatcaaaacaacaactgagtACGATCGGGACATTTAATGAATAAGTATTTggaatttgcaatttttttgatatttcgttgtgttttatatatcaatatatacatatatatcgaTCTTAATTGCGTCGagcgtgttttttttttttttatcatcattAACATAATTTCATACTGAAAACccgttttaaaatattaaatgttgaataatttgtttacataAACTTCATTCGGAAACTtctaataatagttaaattaaatacaccAGAAATTTAGTTTCATTTTACAGCATTCTTTTTTTGGGCATTATCAAATAACCAAATCAAaaccaattttcaataattaattttgtttttaaataaattgaattgattccataaaaatgttgaagacAACCAATTGTATCAGAATCAGCAACGTCTTTATCCGGAGACGAATCTTCTtcaaatggaaatttaaattcaaatttatttattgacctTTACTTACAGCTCCTTTGCATTctcaataaatgaaaatgtgtcaGATACAAGTCGCAACAGGCATTACCTCTTagaatatagtatatacacagacatacaaaaacaatataaattaaaattaaatagaatttttcgaattttaaactttacaCCAATCGAACAATAGAATTCAACGGTATCATTAACATAAGCTGTCAGTTTGGTGGCCCGCCACAGAGAGACGGAGCGTGGCCAGGGGCAAAAACACTTCGAAAACAGCCTCTTGAATACAGAGAATACTTAGTTGTAGCgaaaaacaacaatcaaaattactgtacaaatatgtaaatcaaGAAATTTGCAACTTTGATAAAGTTTTATACAGAGACAGAGCAAACAAAAgagattaaagtaaaaaaaaaatggacactCTTGTTTTGGCAAGTTTTCCACACAAGCAGAACGTCAAGGAAGTAAGTACAGAGTACAAGTACAAGTATATATTACGAGTAGGTTCAATTTAGTTAGGCAACAAGTTAAGTTcaactttaaattcaaattcatattcaatttCATAGCCAAAACTCAGTTGCATGTTGCGGTTGCACATATTCAAACAGAGaaagagtgtgagagagagtgaaaaggacagacagagacagaaagagagagagagagacagagaattatatcaacaagaacaacaagttCAAACGGGCGAGTAGGAGAGAGCGAGCGGGCGAACACGACTTCCGGCCGCCATTTTTGAAGGTCACACGCAAAAACCGTAGCATACATTTCAGAGCTGACTAAATACTTttggtgtgtatgtgtgtcattgtgtgcgtgcgtgcgtgtgtgtagtttttacttttgcatTTTGAGTGTGATGTTGTGCAAAAGTTGTCCGCTTGTttggcaacgacaacgacaataatgaacaacaacaacagtgataAGAACAACAGTTAACAATCACCACAAGACAAGTTCAATATCGTTGCTCTCTCTGATGTGACATGGATGCTGAATATTTAGACCTAAGCACACAGcgtgttgtagttgttgttgttgttgttatttcaatatcaatatcagtaacaatttcaatttttcaattgcaaatcgcttttgttttttacactTACAACATAGGCTGAGGTGGAGGGCACCGATAGACTCGATCCGGAGCTACCGCGAGCGCCGtactaaatatgtatatatatgttaacgtatgtgatatttatatatatataagaaagcgaaagaaatttgtagaaacacaacgacgacggcgacaagattttcatttttattttatatatatatatattttttttttatgttgtttatatatattttgataattattttgtgttgAGACGAGCGAATGGACGGGCAGGAAAGTGAAGATAAGATAAAAGAGCGTGTGTTAGAgcgtttgatatttttcgtATTTCTTTTTATCGTTCATTGCGGGAAATGAGCTGatcataaatatacaaaactcgaaaacttaaaatgtaaatcaaaataattaatcatttaacTGCATGTTTATTGTTCATGTTGTACGCAATGTTTAGCAGcttgttttttattggttGTTATTAAGTACGAGTAGCTGTAGCTTCTGTTTAGTGACAACtgtatttgttgttaacttGTAATACGCTAAATGCTACTCACTAGGCgctatatttaaatgcaattttaaagtaatactCTATTACACATGTTAACAGGGAACACAAAAAGTAATTCAGtaaataactgaaaaaataaaaccgaaattgaattgaatttgttgaaaaaatatgCTGAAAAGCCTTTGTGACTGCAGTGAGTCAAAAAAAAGGGATAGAGAAGGATAGCAGAAAGGTCTGTTCATCACAGAGCACAAAAAACTCAACAGAATGGTTAATgaagcaaccacaacaaacagAATGGCGTTGgccaaatacataaataataaacaaacaaatgaaaaatgaaataaatgaagcaaaagtaaaacgtgaacaagaaaaaaatatttcaaagaaaacaagaaaactgCAAATGAAACGCGTCGCAAGATGGACACAAAACAACTTACAGTTGGCGGTGACAAATTGATGGTGGAGCCACGTCGCTCCTGGGGTCCAATGCTCGAGTGTCGACGGGTGGGAAGGCCGCTGCCCGGTGTACCGCCCGGGGATGAGGCGCACGATGGTGCGATGCGTATCTTTGGTGTCATCAGCGTGTTGTCCGAGAGCCGTCGATTGGGAAACACATTGCCAACGCGCAGGAAATTGCTATCCGGCGAGGATGGCGAACAGCCGAACCACCAGCCACCCAGCATGCCAGAGCCTGtacacaaaattacaaaattcacATACATTTACCAAACgacacacaaatacaattacaattacgcttacaattacaattgcatTGAAATGGACAGTGGCCAGCTAATTAGGTCTAATAATGTGCAACGAACCAGACCGAAATGAAAACCCAAACAGCTCATGGccaacctcaacctcaacctctACCTCTGCCTCAACCTCCAAGTGAATGCCACAGTGTGAATGTGTTGCACTGTTtcatgtttgtgtttgtgtttgcattCGCTCCTGTCACTGTCAAGGACACATACGAATTCGCACAATCTGCGGTTgcagctgcggctgctgcatATGATTCCGCCTCTTTGCACCATTTGCTGCAACACCCACTGTTGCTGTGTCTGGGTCGACACATACAGAGAGTGCCGTTGACGCACCAGGTCCATTTTGCGGCAATTTGCGTCAAAAGTTATTAACTTGGACATACGCACACTGAACTGACACTAACACAGTCGCATGCAATTCTAGCTCTGGCTTTAAACCATACTTAACATACTCAACTGTTCCAGcgtaattaaattacatacaaCTGCTGTTCGTTTCATTAAGCAATTCGAATGCCAATCGGAATTATTGctggtattaaaataaaatattttataattgttccTTAACATCAAAATCGAGCCTAGGtcgataataattaaattttctaagtgaataaaatttatatgcagaaggaatttagaggtcaaaacaTGATCagaatgacattccgcttgaaaatcggttcagttttgacaaagttatgaaagtttgaagttattCGAAactttgatctagcactttacaagtcaaaattttagatcaatttcacatgattttttacagaaaaatgaaaggtctcagaatcaaatttgaagtgttgttttatactaattatgatataaggagttgattaaaagtgcaaacttgagatttaaaattttgaaatttcgaaatttcaaaggggggacccttaccatcaaaatcgagtctaggtcgaaaataattaaattttctaaatgaacaaaatttatatgcagaatgaatttagaggccaaaacatgatcaaaatgacattccgcttgaaaatcggttcagttttgacaaagttatgaaagtttgaagttattCGAAcctttgatctagcaactttacaagtcaaaatttttgatcgatttcacatgattttttacagaaaaatgaaaggtctcagaatcaagtttgaagtgttgttttatactaattatgatataaggagttgattaaaagtgcaaacttgagatttaaaattttaaaatttcgaaatttcaaaggtaggacccttaccatcaaaatcgagtctaggtcgaaaatatttaaattttctaaatgaacaaaatttatatgcagaatgaatttagaggccaaaacatgatcaaaatgacattccgcttgaaaatcggttcagttttgacaaagttatgaaagtttgaagttattCGAACctttgatctagcactttacaagtcaaaattttagatcaatttcacatgattttttacagaaaaatgaaaggtctcagaatcaagtttgaagtgttgttttatacttattatgatataggaagttgattaaaagtgcaaacttgagatttaaaattttgaaattttgaaatttcgaaatttcaaaggggggacccttaccatcaaaatcgagtctgggtcgaaaataattaaattttctaaatgaacaaaatttatatgcagaaggaatttagaggtcaaaaaatgatcaaaatgacattccggttgaaaatcggttcagttttgacaaagttatgaaagtttgaagttattCGAGCCTTTGAAATTGTTGAACTGTACCGGAtttcggttcttgaaaaaGAACTCAAATCACATCATTCAACTTTAGAGCCGATCCTTATTGGACTATAGTATTTGAATGATGCACATGCTTATTTCTCCATAcagttaaacaataaatttagagtacaactattttcaaaaatgatcAAATTTAACTTAGCGCAAAGACAAGTGTTAACATGCCATGGCCCACATGGCGAATACGCAATATTGTAAGCCGTTTGCGAAGGAATGCAAATATTGAATGTGTTATGATAGCTGTTGAACTACAgtcaataaacacacacacgcacatgccCAGAGACAGACGGAGGGACAAAGGCAAAGGAAAGGCTTGTGTTTGTTTACAGAAACCCACAAAAACCACAGTGACGCCGTCATGGCTTCCCTTAACCCTACTCTGCCCTGCTCGACCTTTCAGTTAACTTTGAAACTTGGCAAcagcatttcaatttgcaatatGCAGTTGGCTCTGGTAATTTACCAGAGAGAAAAGCCACATTCGCACACATATTCGGATAGTTGACATTGTGGCATCGAGCGAAATGTGAAAAGGCGTGGCAAATGGGGCAAAAACATGGCTCGAATGCACTTATACTGGCACTCGCGTGAAATTAAAACTTGTACTACACTAGCAGCTCTTAaggacatttaaataattcagcGTTAAGGTCAAAAGTTCATTAAGTGCGACAAGTTGCCAGTGGAAAATTCCTCAATCTACCGTTTCTATGGCACATAATTTGCGCTTAAGGCCATCGTTGAGGCTGGCTttgattttccattttcattataattttccttattataatttgcataacaCAATTAAATGTTGCGGCTTGTGGCACAATTTTCGGTTTGACAAATTATTTAGCTGCTGGACACGAGCCGATTAGGCGGGCCAACATGCTAAACTGTCACGTTTTATGGATATCAAATGGAAAATCAAATGGAAAactcaaatgaaaatgttcaaTTACGCAGCACTCGCGGGCAAAACGGCTAAGCTCATTATTCATGCGTTTCAAGAGGAGGCAGCACAAAAGGAGAAAGAGAGCTGAAGGAGAAAAAGCAGCAGAGAAGGGAGGACATGATGAGCCTGAAATTGGAACAAGAGGAGTAAACGCTTCTGTCTACTCACCGCCTGAATTCTTGCGTGCCATGTCCTCGGCACTGGATGTTTTCCGCTGATCAATGCGTAAATTGGGTATATTGAATGGCGGCGCATTCATGTTATCCGTGGAGAACTGATGTCGCAGCGTACGATGACGTTCCGGCGATGCCATCGACAGATTGTCCAGCTTCAATTTGTTGCGCTGCTGCCGATCAATTGCCTCCAGCATCTGTTGCAACACCTGCCAATCAATTGTACAATTAGCTGCCATCTGGAAACATGCGAGAGGAACATCTCAAAAAGGGACATACCTCGAGCAGATAGCAGTATTGCTCGAAATTGAGCGCTGGATTGACGGTGTGCGGTATGAGCAGGGGCAGGACATTGGTGGCCATCGTTTCCACAGTTAAGCCATAGGATTTATCCGCAAACAGTTTGTGGTAGATGCCTGCAAATTGCATGCCATATAATTAATGAATGTTAAGCAGATCTCTTATCCCCTTTTGTTAGACAAATAATGCCATTAaatgccaacacacacacagacacccacacacccacacactcacacacccgCACACTTCTCAGCTTAATTAGTTTTTGTGCTGGTTTGTGTTTTCTATTAGTTTCTATTAGTTTTATGCAGTCATTTGCAAATGTAACCCCAACCAactgcatttcatttgttctACTTACGCACAGTACGCATGATAATATCTGGATCTGGTATCCGCACATTTGCCAGCAATGGCAGCACCTCCTCCATAACCTGCAGGATTCACAGCACAGGACACACATACAATGGATAAAAGAGCATATCTAAATAAATTGGTTGTTAATTAAACGCACCTGTGCACGCTCCATACGGTCCATGACACGCTCAATGCACATTAACACATTCTGCACTATCTTCGGATCCGTTATGTTCTTCTCAAACACCAGTTTGACCTTTGGCAGGACCATGCGGCGTATGGACAACTCATCGATGCTATCAAACACATTCGCCACAGCCACAACAGCGGCGCTCTGAGAACAATTTAAGGaaaacaattacattttaGGTTCGAAAGCttactttgaaatatttaaatatgctattattttattaatcttgttaaattaaatttcatatttataaaagtaattggcaagatttttaatatatttttttcgaaaggaaatgcagctttaaaaatttattttagaccGAACGATGACGATTTTTTCTAtctatctaaaatattttctagaagttttatttttaaaaagtgctttaaatgtaattttcaatCTATCTTATATACtgaatattattaagaaacagaatattttattacaattaaattcttaaaatgagttgagttgagactaaataaatgttcttaaaaattaattttaaactgccAAATAGACATAAAATTCCCCAGAATCAATGCGATGCTTGAGTTTCAAATAAGAGCAAAAAAATGGTTTCCTGATTAAGGACTATAGGTCTAGAgtacaattacaaatacaattttcaagtGGCAACCGAAGCTACTTAAGAGGCATCTTTGTGCCGcagttaattaagaaattgctGCTGTAATTACACAATCAACGCCAAGGCGAATGCCAACTTAACTCAACTCATTTGACTTGTCAACCCGTTTCCAttgcccctctctctctctctttctctctctctctctctacctctctGTCAGTCTCTTAGGGAACTAAGTAAGTAATTTGCATATCAATGACAAGTCAGGCAAAAGTGGAATAGAAGATTCCCATCTAACTTACCTGCACTTGTATTGTGGAGCCGTCAAATGAGAAGAATAGCATTGGCATTATATCTGTGGTGACATCCTCGGGTTTCGTTTTCTCTATAATCAAATGCAAGTTCTCAAGTATCGTAACGCTCGCCTGTATAGATTTCGGTGTATTATAGACGATTCTGttgaaaaatgagaaaagacgaaagtatataaattaaactaataataCCAAAAAACTTTGCCGTCGGTTTAATTTAATGGTAATATAAAAGATGAccttaataacaacaacaagaactgcGTTTCTCATTATTGTTGCACTGTCTGGTCTGTGTGTGCAAAGTTCTTATTTGCAACTTTTATAGAAGTGTCAATAAGCGTCTTACAACAGTccgaaaagtttttttttgctcaaagtTGATTATCTACGAGGGCTGTTTGCCATTTTACTGAATTAGTtttttagatatataaatatttaaaatttagtttttatactcgttacttaaaaaataagtaaaagggtatattgtgttcgctggaatgtatgtaacaggggaaaggaggcatctccgaccccataaagtatatatattcttgatcagcatcaacagccaagtcgatatagcgtTGTACGTCtatccgtccgtgtgagcgcctagatctcagagactataagagatagagataccaaatttggcacacagatttctatagacccctcgcaggtcaagtttgttttcaatttttgaaacGACCGCTTTATAAGATAATGGATTTTATGGTTATTAATgtaatctattaatattatctataatatcacttaaccgcCGCAAAaccggacaagtagaacgggagtaatagctaaccaaagttattaataaagttattatttcaatacaatcacctaaaagtatgcagtagttttaattaggtagtaatttctttaaagtacttttatatgtattgaaataagtaacgggtatcctatggtcgggatctcgattATAGCCTTTCtcacttgatttttttatagttatgcctgcaatatttatttgaatgagtggttaactttttaaatataatgcaGCAAGCgacaactatttaaaaatacttttgaatttaataaaaaacctTACTACAAAACATACAAAACTGTCAAAAAAGGCTTCAAgtagttttaaataattcagtACTTTTGCAGTCGCcgctttgcatattttatgaacagCTCTCGCAGCTGAATAGCAGCTTTAGTCCTTGTGTTCCAGTGTCCTTGTGGTTCACTAATTTATGTATGCCTGCCAGCCAGTGATGAGGCCACAAAAGGTGCGCATAGTTGTGCCCACGAACACGAACACGAACCTGAACCCAGACCCCAACCCGATCCCGATCCCGATCCCTATGGCGACCCAGACCCAGACTTTTCAGAAAACTTTGCACGCCGCCAACCTTAACTTTAACTTGTGGTctataaattacaatatgaGCTGTCGCCTTActttgcctgtgtgtgtgtgtgtgtgtgtttgtgtgtgtgcacaataAAACgccatgaaaattaaataaaaagtgtcacaaaagtttttcaattgttgAGCAGAAACACAGTAAAGTTGAAGCCAATGGCACTGACCATTGTTTGCTTTGTGACTGTAACCACAACccgcagccacaacaacaataacaaaaggtCAGCTACAGCTAGATAGTTAGATAGACGGTAAGCGTTCTCTAAGATAGTgaagtgtatatatatctttgtgtgtgtaaatgggCCCATAATGAGCGACCGGCACTCACTTCATTGTGGCCGACATGAGAGCATCGTATTCCGAGTGCGTGGCCTCCTGCACGAATAGCATGACGGGCTGTAGAACCGCGGCCAGCACCTCGCCATTGTTGATCTCAGATTTGAGCATGGGCCAAAGGTTTTGCCACCAAAGTTTCTGCAAAAGACACAAGACAACAATGGTTATAGCTCAACGCCTCTATCAATCGCCAGTCGTTAGAATGGCCCAGACAATAGAGCTATCCAGAAAACAAAAGGCTGCTGCAACTGTCATAAAACGGGCTCGTAATTTACAAATTGTCTTGGGCCATAAAGCGTTCAACGCTCAACTTGACGCCATCAATGATGAATGCTTTGACAACTGCAGAAAACCCAAAATGGCCGACGTGAAGCTACATCCGCTTCCGGGTCGACTTTTGGCTACTTACGCGAGGTATCAGCGGCATGGCCTCTATCAAGGTGGTCTTATAGAATTGCGACTTCTGCTGCGTGTCCTTCATGTTGACCACGTCCAGGAATTTCAACGCATTTATAGCCGGATCActggtaattaaaaataagtagcagccaataaataaaaggtaattttAGCGTCAATAacaagcatttaaaaatataatatatatattcttttttatatctaagcattcattttttgtgtctactttttattctgttttaaattaattttctgcttacaaaataacaaatggaAAATCCATTTAATAATGGAGTTCATttattggtttatttattttatttgtttacttgtttgaaaaaatattc
This genomic interval carries:
- the LOC117788818 gene encoding SCY1-like protein 2 isoform X1, which produces MPAGTMFAKFKSANVAASTSMQNVADGNPITQYFEIGKPVACAGPELIWRIHDGYRKSDNKECSVFIFEKKVAEKLHKPRRKETITELLKSSVKTLERFRHPRILQIYHTVEESAETLAFAAEPIFASLSNVLAFHESKTYENANVAPATGGGTPQTQPAPGTQPQRPAHAKEYNFLDMELKYGFLQLTEALSYLHYSGHVIHRNVCPSSILITKRGIWKLAGMEYVERMNETDLNSSIPCPPWSNRVSKMAQPNLDFMAPETQSSSKCSLLSDMFSLGMVICAVYNNGRPLIQAGNSTSNYAKQVETLDDHIHKLMPRLPIALQEATSRMASRDATARPTAQLLQLIKYFIDPAINALKFLDVVNMKDTQQKSQFYKTTLIEAMPLIPRKLWWQNLWPMLKSEINNGEVLAAVLQPVMLFVQEATHSEYDALMSATMKIVYNTPKSIQASVTILENLHLIIEKTKPEDVTTDIMPMLFFSFDGSTIQVQSAAVVAVANVFDSIDELSIRRMVLPKVKLVFEKNITDPKIVQNVLMCIERVMDRMERAQVMEEVLPLLANVRIPDPDIIMRTVRIYHKLFADKSYGLTVETMATNVLPLLIPHTVNPALNFEQYCYLLEVLQQMLEAIDRQQRNKLKLDNLSMASPERHRTLRHQFSTDNMNAPPFNIPNLRIDQRKTSSAEDMARKNSGGSGMLGGWWFGCSPSSPDSNFLRVGNVFPNRRLSDNTLMTPKIRIAPSCASSPGGTPGSGLPTRRHSSIGPQERRGSTINLSPPTYGARGSSGSSLSVPSTSAYVKSPLLYSQKQGGSMPNTSSSVPFLLSSSMQSIRSRRTSTVLSSGPLGSGSGILQQLGSGMYQLFSGRN
- the LOC117788818 gene encoding SCY1-like protein 2 isoform X2, whose product is MPAGTMFAKFKSANVAASTSMQNVADGNPITQYFEIGKPVACAGPELIWRIHDGYRKSDNKECSVFIFEKKVAEKLHKPRRKETITELLKSSVKTLERFRHPRILQIYHTVEESAETLAFAAEPIFASLSNVLAFHESKTYENANVAPATGGGTPQTQPAPGTQPQRPAHAKEYNFLDMELKYGFLQLTEALSYLHYSGHVIHRNVCPSSILITKRGIWKLAGMEYVERMNETDLNSSIPCPPWSNRVSKMAQPNLDFMAPETQSSSKCSLLSDMFSLGMVICAVYNNGRPLIQAGNSTSNYAKQVETLDDHIHKLMPRLPIALQEATSRMASRDATARPTAQLLQLIKYFIDPAINALKFLDVVNMKDTQQKSQFYKTTLIEAMPLIPRKLWWQNLWPMLKSEINNGEVLAAVLQPVMLFVQEATHSEYDALMSATMKIVYNTPKSIQASVTILENLHLIIEKTKPEDVTTDIMPMLFFSFDGSTIQVQSAAVVAVANVFDSIDELSIRRMVLPKVKLVFEKNITDPKIVQNVLMCIERVMDRMERAQVMEEVLPLLANVRIPDPDIIMRTVRIYHKLFADKSYGLTVETMATNVLPLLIPHTVNPALNFEQYCYLLEVLQQMLEAIDRQQRNKLKLDNLSMASPERHRTLRHQFSTDNMNAPPFNIPNLRIDQRKTSSAEDMARKNSGGSGMLGGWWFGCSPSSPDSNFLRVGNVFPNRRLSDNTLMTPKIRIAPSCASSPGGTPGSGLPTRRHSSIGPQERRGSTINLSPPTGGSMPNTSSSVPFLLSSSMQSIRSRRTSTVLSSGPLGSGSGILQQLGSGMYQLFSGRN